The Phormidium yuhuli AB48 DNA window CCGGTCATCACCATTGTTCCCAACACCCGATTGATTGCCAACGTCTTTGTCACCAACAACGATATTGGCTTCATCACCACGGGAATGGATGTCGAGGTACAGATTAACGCCTTCCCCGCGATGGAATTTGGCACGATCCCAGGAACCCTCACCTCCATTGGCCAAGATGTCTTGGAACCGGAGCAAAACCGTCCGTTCTATGCCTTCCCCGTCACCATTGAGTTAGAAGACCAATATTTTGAACTCCCCAACTCCGATATGCGGGTTCCCCTACAATCGGGGATGGCAGTCGAAGCCAGCATTAAAGTGCGTGAGCGGACGGTGATGAGTTTATTCCTCGATCGCTTCACCGGAAGCGCCCGCACCCTAGAACATCTCCGCTAACGTGGGGTGGATGGCTTGGGAAACAACCAAGGGCAAAACCTATGTCGCTCCCACGGTTTGGGGGGCGATCGCCCTAGTGCTATTTAAGCTCTGGGCGATCGCCCACTTGCCCATTCACGCCTCCCTGGCTTACCACGACAACCTCCGCTACATCATTCGCGCCACCCAGTTACTCCAGGGAGATGTCCCCTACGATGGCCTCGTCTTGGCCCGTCAGCCGGGATACCCCCTCTTCATCCTGGCCAGTTACCATCTCGGCATCCCCCTGCGCTTCTCCCAAGAACTCTTCTATCTCGGTGCCGGGGTCTTCCTCGGCTTTAGCCTCCAGCGTTGGCTGCGAGCACCCGCCCTAACCCTTCTCTTCCTAACCCTCTATAGCCTCGCCCCCTTCTCCTACCATTGGAACCGGCAAACCCTCCAGGAAGTAATTTACCTTCCCCTCACCGCCGCCCTCTTAGGAGCCGCTCTCAATCTCCTCAAAGACTGTCATCATCGCCGCCGCTTTCTACTCCATTCCCTAATTCTGGGACTTCTACTGGCCCTGTTTTGGAATACCCGACCCGAAGGGGTTTGGATACTGCCCTCATTAAGCCTTTGCTACCTCTATAGCGCCCGAGAACAGGGATGTTTTCGCTCTCGAACCCATTTGACTCATTTTGTCGCTGGAACCCTGCTCAGCCTCGCTCCCATTATCTTTATCACCTCAGCTCTAGCCTGGAGCAACTACCTCAACTACGGACTCTTCAACACCTATGACCTAAAAACCCCCGGACTCACCGCCGCCTATAGCAGTTTACAGCGGGTCTCTCCCGAACGTCAGCCGCCACAAATTCCCGTTCCCGAGGCAACCCGACGGGAGATTTATGCCATCAGTCCCAGCTTTCGCCGCCTCAAACCAGCCTTGGAAATTGCCGAGGATGAGGGGTGGCGAGCCGCCTCCTGTGACTTAGGGGTTTGTGACGATTATGTAGGGGGGATTTTTTATTGGGCCCTACGAGATGCCGTGGAAGCCCAAGGATTTTATCAATCGGTGGCGGAAACCGAAGGGTTTTACCGGCAAATCGCCCAGGAAGTCAATGGGGCCTGTGAACAGGGTTGGTTAAACTGTCAACCCCGCAGACGGGCCAGCTTCATTCCCAGGATATCGGGGGACCTCATCGGGCCCTGGCTCATGAGTAGCCTCCACCTCGGCCGTCAACTGACTCACAGTTCCCTCGTCCTACGGCTCGATTCCGGCTTAGAAGATTTAGAATTACGCGAGAGATATTACCGTCAAATTACCCGAGAACCGGCCGATTTTTTCCAAGCTCGTTCAAACCCCCTCAACCAAGCCAAAGATCGGTTAATTCAGGAGCTCTCTCACCTCTATCAACTGCTATTTCCCATTTGTTTAGGATTAAGCCTACTAGGCTGGCTTTGGAGTTTCAGCCATCCGTCTCCCAAGTTGCTCATTTTGGCGGTAATCCTGCTATTGTGTATTCTCGTGCGCCTGCTGCTGGTAGCCTATATTGATGTGAGCAGTTGGCCCGTGGGAGCGGGCGATCGCTATCTACGCCCCCTCTTACCGGCCCTGTGGCTGTTGATGGTGATCGGATTACAGGCTGCATACCAGGAGTGGCAACAACGGTACGTCTCAGCCTCCCGTAAACTCTCACCCTAAGAGGACTGGCAAGACATTAAACTTGATGAAACCCATTTCAATTACAATCCAGCCCGAGCGCATCATTCAGGTTGCTTGTGGCCTCATCACCCTCTATCTCTTCTTCGCCTTTTTCCCCCTTCCTCGTGCGATTGATATTGGCTTAGACCCGTCCTGGAAATATGGAATTAGCCAACTGGCTGAAAATAACGTCATTTTTGGCGAAGATATTATCTTTACCTATGGTGCCTTTGGCTATTTAGTCCGAGGAGCGGTCTTAGAGAGCAATTTTTGGGATATTTTTATCTTCAAAACTCTCGTTCATGGCTTACTGTTTGCCGTAACCATTTGGCGAATTATAAAATCCAAAACCGTCTTAGAACAACTGGCGATCGCCATCAGTGTCAGTTTTCCCTATCTCATCTCAGACTTTTACGAAGCCCTACAAACCGAATATCAAACCCTTTATATTATCGTCATTCTCCTGTCATTTCGAGAAATTTGGCAAGGAAAAAACGCCCACTACTGGGCAATTGGCATTGGTGCCGTGGGAGGCTTTTTGCTCCACAGTAAAGTCTCCATGGGTCTACAAGCCTCGGTCTCCCTCTTCATCTTTTTTGCCATTCAAGTCTTACTCGGCTTCCGCAGCCGCCTGGGGATTCGTAAAAATATTCTACTCCTATTAGACTCCCAACTCGCCACCGCCAGTACCGCCTTTCTCTTCTTACGAGTTGAAACCCTTACGAACTGGCTCAACCTACTCCTGGCCCTCGTCATTTCCGTCCTCATCGCCGTCGCGGTTCTGCCCAAACTGCTTAAATCCCATCCCCACCTAACCCCAATTTGCCAATTCACCCCTCGGATTCTCTACGGACTGAGTTTAACAGCCATTATTCTCCTGTCCTCTCCCTCCCTCCTCGACTACCTAGAAGGCTACTCTCACATTACCGCCGGCTATTCCGGGGGCATGAGTTATATCGGCTCATCCACGGAATTAGCCGTCGTCTTCTTAGAACTCCTAGGACTGATTGGCCTACTGTGTCTCGTCGCCAAAGATGGCAACCCCAGTTTCTCAGCCGCCATGGTCCTATTGATTTTATTGACCTTCAAACATGGCTTTGTCCGACAAGGGGCCCACGGCTTACGCTTTGTCTTCAGTATGCCCCTGATTTTTGCCCTCTGCACCCTCCAGATTCGTCCTGGATTTTGGCAAAAATTCGCCTATGGGTTCCATCTTTATAGCCTAATTCTTTGTCTGGGGTTTCATCATTACTACACCAACCTCTTCTCCGACTACTATCACACCAACCTCATCCGTCCCCTCACCCCCGCACTGGTGGCCGAAAAATTCACCTATTTCTGGAATCCCGCTAGCCTCAAAGCCGATTTACTCGCCCAAAGTGACGAAAACTTACAAGCGGTCACCCTTCCCCCAACTGTCCGGGAGGTAATTGGTTCCCAGTCCGTTGATATTATTCCCCGAGAAATCTCCATGGTGGCAGCCAATGGACTGAACTGGAAACCCCGTCCCGTCTTCCAATCCCAAGCCGCCTACACCCCCTATTTAGACAATGCTAACCGAGATAGCCTCGCCAACGAACCTCGGGATATTCTGTTATATAACTTCCATACCGTAGATGCCCGACATCCCTTTTTCGATGCTCCCGCTACGGCGTTTCACTATATCTGTCACTATGGCATCTCCCCTCAAGTTCCCGAATTGGTGCAATTGCCCGCCCTGCCCAATTTAATGGTCTTAGAACCCCTAACCCAGTCTCGCTGTGGCCCGCAACAGTCCCAACGGGAGTTATCAGTGGTTTGGAATGATTTTGCTCAGATTACCCCCGAAGATGGGGAATTAGTCCGAGCCTCGATTCGGATTGAACATTCTGTTTGGGGGCGACTGGCTAAATCCCTGTTTCGAGTTCCCCCGGTTAAGATTACCGTTCGCGATTTAGCCGGGGAGGAACGCGACTATCGCATTTTGGTGGCGAATGCGGAGGGGGGAGTTTGGCTGAGTCATCTACCCCGACATGATGGGGAGGCGTTTGAGCTGTTTCAGGGCCAGTTACCGCCGCGAACCTATAGTTTTAAGTTTTCAACCCTGAATACAAGCTTATTTCAGCCTCGCATTCATGTCACCTTAACCGGTTATGGGTTGGGTGAGTTTCAGGAACGAGCGGCCCGGCATGGGGAGATTTCTCATGTTGGGAATTAGTCAGATACGCCGCTATCTGGGGACGCGGCTGCTGGGGTATGGGGCCTGGGTGGCCTTGGCCCTATTTATCTGTAGTAGTCTCCGTCATGGCTTGTTTAAGTCGACGGCCATGGATTTGGGGTTTTTTGACCAAGCCCTTTATTTAATCAGTCGTGGCCAACCTCCGATTATTTCCTTTTGGGGTCATCATGTCTTGGGGGGTCATGGGGATTATAGTCTCTATCTCCTGGCGGGGTTCTATCGTCTGTGGCCCGATGTCCATTGGTTGTTGGCGATTCAGGCCCTGGCGTTGGCGTTGGGAGGGGTGATGGTGGCGGCGTTGGCCCGTCAGCGGGGAATTTCCGTGACGACGGCGAGAGGGTTGGCCTTAGCCTTTTGGTGTTATCCCTTGGTGTTTAATGTCAATCTCTTTGACTTTCACCCGGAGGTGATGGCGGTTCCGGCCCTATTGGCAGGGATTTGGCTGGCCCGGGCGAGGGGGACGCTAGTGGGGTTTACGGGACTGTTGCTGTTTGTGTTGGGTTGTAAGGCGGTGTTGTCCCTGACGGTGGCGGCTATGGGACTGTGGTTATGGCTGTTTGAGAAACGCCCTCGCTATGGGGGGTTGGCGTTGGGGTTGGGGACGGTTTGGTTTGTGGTGGTAACTCAGGTGGTGATTCCTCATTTTCGACCGGATGGAGTGGAGGCCCTGTTTCGTTATGACTATTTGGGAGGGTCTCTGGGGGAGATTCTGCTGAATTTGCTGATACAACCGCAGTTGTTTTGGGGCAAGCTGTTTTCAGGGGAGAGTTTTGTTTATGTGGGATTGGTTCTGTTGCCGATGGCCTGGGGCCTCTCTTGGGGACAGTTGACTCCGCTGTTGGGGGCACTGCCGACGTTGGCCTTAAATCTTCTGGCGGAACATCCGCTACAACGAACTCTGGAACATCAATATGCGTTGCCTCTATTACCGTTTTTGTTTGTGGTGGCGGTGGATACGGTGGCAGTGAAGGGGGGATTATGGCGGCGTTTGGGCGATCGCGGCCTGCTCATCTGGTCGTTGACGGCCCTGTTGGTGTTGGGCAATCCTAATAAGTTATTACGGGGTTTTGAGGGGTTGGAAACCTGGCAGGCGACACGGGAGGCGATCGCCCTGGTTCCCCCGGAGGCGGCAGTATTGACGGATAATTATCTCGCCCCCCATTTGACGCATCGGCAAACGGTCTTGTTATTGGGCCATCCCAGTCCTTTACCGGTTGATTTAGACCAACCGGACTATGTGGTTCTGAACACTCGTTATCCCTGGCGGGGAACGGAGGAGTTGGCGAGGGGGTTAGTTCTCCATTTTTTACAAGACCCCCAGTTTGAGGTGCGTTATCAGCGGTATGAGGTGTTTGTGTTTGGGAGAAGGGAATAGGGGGGGAAGGCAAGAGGCCATAGGCAAGAGGCCATAGGTGGGCTAACGGAGGTTACGATAGATAGTTATTGGGTTCGGGGGGTTCGATGGGGAGATCGAAGATAAAGGTTGAGCCTTGTCCCACACGACTGTCAACGGAAATTTTTCCTCCCATCATTTGGGCAAACTGGGCAGCGATCGCCAGTCCTAGACCAGTCCCTCCATGTTGCCGAGTACTCGATGCATCCCCCTGGGAAAAGGGTTGAAAGATACGTTCATGTAGTTCGGTCGGGATACCGATTCCGGTGTCGGAGACGATAAAGCGAACAATGTTGTTTTTTTCGATGATAATTAATTGAATTTTTCCAGAGCGGGTGAATTTGGCAGCATTGCTCATGAGATTAAGCAAAATTTGCCGCACTCGTTGGGCGTCGCCATAGATAATTTCGGGAGAATTTTTGTAAACAATCTCTAAGTTATTTTCGTTTGCATAAATTAGACTTTCAATTTTGGCGACAGTTGTATCAACTAATCCTCTGACATCGAAAACGCCATAATTTAACTTGACTCGACCCGCTTCGATTTTGGAAATATCTAAAATATCACTGATAATGGAAAGGAGATGATAGCCTGAACGATAAATGCGTTGAATATCTTCAAGAAGTTCAGGATTATCTATGTCGCTGAGTTCTTCTTCGAGGAGTTCACTATACCCGATAATAGCGTTGAGGGGAGTCCGCAATTCATGACTCATATTAGCCAAAAACGTACTTTTCGCACGATTAGCGGTTTCTGCGGCTTCCTTAGCTTCCTTCAGTTCTTGCCATCGTTGGAGTTCAGTAATATCTTGCAAGGTCCCAATGGCATAGTTTGCAGATAGGGTGGCCCGTTCACGGACTAAGCGTTCTTCACCATCTTGCCGTAGAATTCGATAGTCAAGGCAGAAGGCGATATTGTGATTGAGGAGCTTTTGATAGGCCTGAGAGACGGAAGGGCGATCATCCGGGTGAAGGGCTGCCTCAAGGTGTTCTCGGCTGGGCGATCGCGGCTTCCTCCAGCCAAAAATTTGGCAGAGTTCTTTCGACCAATATAAATTACCATCACTGAGATCTAAGTCCCAATGACCGAGTTGGGTCATGCTTTGGGCATTCTGTAAACGGGCTTGGTTACGTTTGAGAGAGGCTTGAGTCCGTCGTTGGCCGGCGAGGGTGGTAGCCAGGATTAGGGAGGCGATGGAGACAACGCTAATGAAGGCTTGTAGGGATAAGACAGCTTGAGTTAAGGTGCGTGCTTGGATGAGAAAGGGACCACTATTACGCAGAATTCCCCAAACGGCCATGGTGGCGATGATAAAGTTGATGGAGACGGTTCCCCGTTTACCAAAACGTAGGGCTGTCCACATCAGAATGGGGAAGGGGAGATATTCTAGGGGAAACTCATAGCTGTAGGCCCGGCTGCGAGAACTAAAGACAAACCAACCGACAGCGATCGTCGACAGAAGCAGTCCAATAATTTCTAAGTAGCGTTTGAGCGATCGCTCCCGCAGTTCTTCTCGGGGTAAGTCACAACGGCGATCGCACAGGGCCAGGCACAGAGGCGTTATGGTGGCAATACCGCTAAGGGTTCCTAGGGCCGTTAACCACCACAAATTGGCAAACTCCACCTTCTGGAGACTCACATATCCTAAGATAGCGGCTTGAAAAGGGGTACTGACGAAGGCCGTGACGATGCAGCCAAATAGGACAAGTAGGGCCACATCCTTCAACCGTTCTAAGGAGGTGCGAAAGTGCGATCGCGTCAGTAATAACGCCCCTAGGGAGACTTGCAGGGTTTGGACGATCGCCCAAAATAGACTCGGAAGCAGCGACATCCCTTGAAAATAGGGGCCCAGGAAAGCACCTAACAGTATACCAACTCCTAATCGCTGTCCCCCCAACAGTAAAGCCGCCAGTCCAAAACCTGGGGGAACTCCGATCAAGGCGATTCGCAGGTCTTTCAGGGTAATCGCCCTCATCACCCCATATAAGAGAACATATAAACCGACCAGGGCTAGGATCTGGACGGTCAGGTTCTTTTGCAGTCTCTTGAGTCGTTTCAAAGCAAAGACCATCTTCATAGGTCTGACATGGGTATGAAGCTTGATCACAGTGGCTAGATCGAACCGGAGTCCGTCGAAATCACCCATGTGAGGGGTGTCACCGTTGGGGACAAGGAGAAGTTGCAACGAGATAGAGATGCTCCTATGCACTTCGATGCCCTCACTCTAAATACTATCGTTTTTCTCTTCCCTCGGAATGTTTTGACGGTGTTTTGCTGGGAATCCCGGCGTCGAGGGCTAGACCCTCTAGGGCAATGAGGAACTTGGCCCAGACTGTCAGGATTAGACCTTAGGACTCTGACTCTAACGAGAACTTCTCCCGGATTCCCTCTTCTTCAACTTAACCTTGTAGCAACTCTGCCATGCTAGTTATAATGAAAAACAATTTTCTCACATCTTTGGTTTGCTTTACCTTGTAAAGAATTATGAAGAATCAGTATCTACCCTATGCTGCCATGACTCTACTCAGTTTTAGTCTCTGTCTTTTGGGCTTTTTGATTACCCCAAATTCACCTCATCTCGGAGGCTTGATGGGACTCTTGGCGGGTAGCTCGTTAGGGATTCTACTGCTACAGGTGACCCGATTTGATCATAAATCTAGGTCAGATCAACAGAAGAGTAACCCGCGTCAAAGTTTGGGAGACTTAACACAGGACTTTCATGTCTTATCGGAGCAAGTGCTACAGCTAGACCTTCAACATAACCATCAAATCGATGAACTCAAGCGTCAAATTGATGTGATTCAGTCTAGAGAACAGCAATTTCAAGAAAATATAAATAATGTCAACGAAAAGATAAATATTTGCCTAACAAAGCTAAATCAACCTATCATTCAAACAAAAGTTGATAAACCCAAAACTAGACTCAAAGATACCTCCGAGGAGCAATCCTCCAGCCAAATTATTCAATGGCTCAGGTCATATCAGGTTGAGCTTGTAAATTCTTATTCAGGACATGATGCTGATACAATTCTCGACCAAACAGCATTTTTTATTGGAAGTAATTATCCCTTATTACATGATGTTCTACATAAAATTCGTCAGAGTTTATCCTGTGATCACTTTGGATTTCGAGTTAACTTAACAAACGAACCTGAACAACGAATAACAGCGGTCACCAATTTAGGTACGAAATTAAAAAGTATAGGATTTCTGAGCTATACCTATCAGCGACAGGGTGGCAGACGAACTGCACATATTCGGACCCTCGACAGTAATGGAACCCAATTTTTAACAGGAGAATGGCTAGAACGCTATGCCTATCAAGTCGTGACAAAAATCTTTGAGCAAAAAGGGTTAGAGTATGAAGCCTTGATGAATGTTATTATCAAGGATAAAGATGGAACTCAGTCAGAAATCGATCTGCTGTGCTTTGTTAAAGAAAAACCTCTTTGGATTGAATGTAAAGTGGCAAACTGTGAAGAATTTATTTCGCGCTATTCACGGTTCGCCAAACTTTTCAACCTAAATCCACAACAGATATTTTTAGTCGTTTTGGATATGCCACGAGAGCAAGCCCAGACCTTAACGGATATCCATCATGTTCAGGTTGTCACGCCCGATGAGGTGCCAGATGCGATTGAGCATACCCTCCAGGTGTTTGATGGAGCGAAACCTGTACGGCGAGCTGTTCTATCTTCATCGGAGTCAGGGGTTAACGAGCCGGAAGTCTTTTATCGGTTAGGGACTCCCATGCAGCTTCAATCTTTCCTGATTGCGGCGGGTCTCAGACCCTTGCCCAAAGACCGAGAAAGATTGATCCAAACCCTAATTGAGCGAGTTTCGTCTCAAACGAGCCCCCAAACCATCTCTCACATCAAAACAGATTTGTATGCGAGTTTAAATGAAGACGTTTCTAGATCTAAAATTTCCGAATTTTTGAGGATATGTTTAAAAAGCGGCTGTTTTTTAGATCCGAACCATCAGGTTGTTAAGGACTTTAGAACGCCGGTGTCTGATCTCATTTCCCAAGACTGGCGAGACTTGGAGGATAAATGTGTTGAGGGGATTGCATCGCGGTTACTGATCCAGGATGCCCATTATTTTCAATCAGCAGATAAGTGTAGTCATTTTCAATCGGTGGTTGGTGCAGCCCCCCCAGAACCGAGCCGTTTGGCAGAGCTGGAGGCGGAAATTAAGGGGTTAGCCTAGGGAGGTCAGAATCCCGTTGTACCTGCCATGGACTTCAAAACCTCGTACCATAGAGAGAGATGTCTAAGCCCTCGTTTTATCCGTTTCAATCGTAGTCTCGATGGATGATAATCCTCTCTACTTCCGCGCTCCTCGTGTTCCCCTTTGGCGACGAGGTTGTGCCTTTGGCTTCGATAGTGCGATCGCCTGGTTCCTGGCGACCCTGATTGGGGGGCCAACTCTGATGCCGCGCTTGATTGTGTTCGCCCTCACCTGGTTCTCCATGCGGGTGATTGTGCCGAGTTCCTATTTCGGTCAAAGTCCTGGACGCTGGGCCTTCGATATGCGGGTGGTGAGCGATCGCGATAATCGGACCCCCCTCTGGCAAGACTTAGCCAAACGAGAAGCGATCGCCGGACTCGCTGTTTTCCTGGCCCTGCTGGGACTATTCAACTTGGGAACCCGCAATGCCTTCTATCTGATTCTGCTGCTGCCCTTGGGAATGGATGTCGGGGTCGCCTGGTTTGACCCCGTTGACCCCTCGGCGTTCCACGATCGCGTCAGTGAAACCCGCGTCGTAGCAACCCGTCGCGGCTATTCTCTGGATCTTAAAGTCAAAAAATGGGTTGCTCTAATTAGCCGAAATGTGAAACAATAGTTGATCGTGTCTGAATTTCTCAAAAATTCAGATTTCATCGATTTAACAGCGAGTATAACCAACCGAGTACAACTATGGCTAAGGGCGTTCGCATTGTTGTGACCCTCGAATGCACCGAGTGTCGCACCAACCCTGACAAGCGGTCTAACGGCGTGTCCCGATACACGACCCAGAAAAACCGCCGCAACACCACGGGACGGATGGAACTCAAGAAGTTCTGCCCCCATTGCAACAAACATACGGTTCACAAAGAAACCAAATAACATCTCAGATGTTCTCTGAGTGTTGTGTCCATCGTCAATTGCCTTGTTATAGGAGTAACCAACGTTCATGGCAGGATTTTATCGTCGTCGTATCTCCCCAATTAAGCCGGGAGATCCCATTGACTACAAAGATGTAGAGCTACTGCGTAAGTTCATCACCGAGCGGGGGAAAA harbors:
- the rpmG gene encoding 50S ribosomal protein L33: MAKGVRIVVTLECTECRTNPDKRSNGVSRYTTQKNRRNTTGRMELKKFCPHCNKHTVHKETK
- a CDS encoding Card1-like endonuclease domain-containing protein gives rise to the protein MKNQYLPYAAMTLLSFSLCLLGFLITPNSPHLGGLMGLLAGSSLGILLLQVTRFDHKSRSDQQKSNPRQSLGDLTQDFHVLSEQVLQLDLQHNHQIDELKRQIDVIQSREQQFQENINNVNEKINICLTKLNQPIIQTKVDKPKTRLKDTSEEQSSSQIIQWLRSYQVELVNSYSGHDADTILDQTAFFIGSNYPLLHDVLHKIRQSLSCDHFGFRVNLTNEPEQRITAVTNLGTKLKSIGFLSYTYQRQGGRRTAHIRTLDSNGTQFLTGEWLERYAYQVVTKIFEQKGLEYEALMNVIIKDKDGTQSEIDLLCFVKEKPLWIECKVANCEEFISRYSRFAKLFNLNPQQIFLVVLDMPREQAQTLTDIHHVQVVTPDEVPDAIEHTLQVFDGAKPVRRAVLSSSESGVNEPEVFYRLGTPMQLQSFLIAAGLRPLPKDRERLIQTLIERVSSQTSPQTISHIKTDLYASLNEDVSRSKISEFLRICLKSGCFLDPNHQVVKDFRTPVSDLISQDWRDLEDKCVEGIASRLLIQDAHYFQSADKCSHFQSVVGAAPPEPSRLAELEAEIKGLA
- a CDS encoding RDD family protein — encoded protein: MDDNPLYFRAPRVPLWRRGCAFGFDSAIAWFLATLIGGPTLMPRLIVFALTWFSMRVIVPSSYFGQSPGRWAFDMRVVSDRDNRTPLWQDLAKREAIAGLAVFLALLGLFNLGTRNAFYLILLLPLGMDVGVAWFDPVDPSAFHDRVSETRVVATRRGYSLDLKVKKWVALISRNVKQ
- a CDS encoding ATP-binding protein; this translates as MKMVFALKRLKRLQKNLTVQILALVGLYVLLYGVMRAITLKDLRIALIGVPPGFGLAALLLGGQRLGVGILLGAFLGPYFQGMSLLPSLFWAIVQTLQVSLGALLLTRSHFRTSLERLKDVALLVLFGCIVTAFVSTPFQAAILGYVSLQKVEFANLWWLTALGTLSGIATITPLCLALCDRRCDLPREELRERSLKRYLEIIGLLLSTIAVGWFVFSSRSRAYSYEFPLEYLPFPILMWTALRFGKRGTVSINFIIATMAVWGILRNSGPFLIQARTLTQAVLSLQAFISVVSIASLILATTLAGQRRTQASLKRNQARLQNAQSMTQLGHWDLDLSDGNLYWSKELCQIFGWRKPRSPSREHLEAALHPDDRPSVSQAYQKLLNHNIAFCLDYRILRQDGEERLVRERATLSANYAIGTLQDITELQRWQELKEAKEAAETANRAKSTFLANMSHELRTPLNAIIGYSELLEEELSDIDNPELLEDIQRIYRSGYHLLSIISDILDISKIEAGRVKLNYGVFDVRGLVDTTVAKIESLIYANENNLEIVYKNSPEIIYGDAQRVRQILLNLMSNAAKFTRSGKIQLIIIEKNNIVRFIVSDTGIGIPTELHERIFQPFSQGDASSTRQHGGTGLGLAIAAQFAQMMGGKISVDSRVGQGSTFIFDLPIEPPEPNNYLS
- a CDS encoding DUF2079 domain-containing protein, with amino-acid sequence MLGISQIRRYLGTRLLGYGAWVALALFICSSLRHGLFKSTAMDLGFFDQALYLISRGQPPIISFWGHHVLGGHGDYSLYLLAGFYRLWPDVHWLLAIQALALALGGVMVAALARQRGISVTTARGLALAFWCYPLVFNVNLFDFHPEVMAVPALLAGIWLARARGTLVGFTGLLLFVLGCKAVLSLTVAAMGLWLWLFEKRPRYGGLALGLGTVWFVVVTQVVIPHFRPDGVEALFRYDYLGGSLGEILLNLLIQPQLFWGKLFSGESFVYVGLVLLPMAWGLSWGQLTPLLGALPTLALNLLAEHPLQRTLEHQYALPLLPFLFVVAVDTVAVKGGLWRRLGDRGLLIWSLTALLVLGNPNKLLRGFEGLETWQATREAIALVPPEAAVLTDNYLAPHLTHRQTVLLLGHPSPLPVDLDQPDYVVLNTRYPWRGTEELARGLVLHFLQDPQFEVRYQRYEVFVFGRRE